In Puntigrus tetrazona isolate hp1 chromosome 7, ASM1883169v1, whole genome shotgun sequence, the following are encoded in one genomic region:
- the cd68 gene encoding macrosialin has protein sequence MKYGLLSIAFVIAATALTSGDCSSVYASASATPTSAPSINTTTPSLNTTTPSLNTTTPSLNTTTHNPNTTTHNPNTTTHNPNTTTHNPNTTTSAPTTTPVPSPTSATNLTMGKYNVSDDKGICIMLDTAIAIRVSNSQVNGTYIVQPSKTHATGECLPDVSIFLHFDEGDITFRFKKNESTKKVYVDYVQYDLTYAFTPNVLSNFTGLNRSLQLFSVDVGHSYSCKDETVDMGNGVSLDLTQFRIQALEIKNNVFGPPDLCKADQPDYRVPIAVGIILIILIIIVVVAYLISRKRRTDGYQTL, from the exons ATGAAATACGGATTATTATCGATCGCGTTCGTCATTGCTGCAACAG CTCTCACCTCAGGTGATTGTAGTTCAGTTTATGCGTCCGCCAGTGCAACCCCAACATCTGCTCCCAGTATAAACACAACTACTCCCAGTCTGAACACAACTACTCCCAGTCTGAACACAACTACTCCCAGTCTGAACACGACGACTCACAACCCGAACACGACGACCCACAACCCGAACACGACGACCCACAACCCGAACACGACGACCCACAACCCGAACACGACGACCTCTGCACCTACTACTACACCGGTACCTTCGCCAACATCAGCCACCAACCTGACAATGGGGAAATACAATGTTAGCGATGATAAAGGCATATGCATTATGCTTGACACGGCAATCGCGATCCGTGTAAGCAACAGCCAG GTTAATGGCACGTACATTGTTCAGCCGAGCAAAACTCATGCCACCGGAGAATGTTTACCGGATGTGTCCATCTTTCTCCATTTTGACGAAGGTGATATTACCTTCAGATTTAAGAAA AATGAGTCAACGAAAAAGGTCTATGTCGATTATGTTCAATACGATTTAACTTACGCTTTCACGCCAAACG TGTTAAGCAATTTCACAGGGCTGAACAGGTCTCTTCAGTTGTTTTCTGTGGATGTGGGTCACTCTTACTCCTGTAAGGATGAGACAGTGGACATGGGGAACGGTGTGAGTCTGGATCTGACCCAGTTCAGAATTCAGGCcttagaaattaaaaacaacgtATTCGGACCGC CTGATCTATGCAAGGCGGATCAACCTGACTACCGCGTTCCCATCGCCGTGGGCATaatcctcatcatcctcatcatcattgTAGTCGTCGCTTACCTCATCAGCAGAAAACGGAGGACCGATGGGTACCAGACACTATAG